A window of the Enterobacteriaceae bacterium 4M9 genome harbors these coding sequences:
- a CDS encoding cell envelope opacity-associated protein A: MLTQFSVKPALARLWHAPDHFTLMDPLPSMHRRGIIISALLIVVGVLMPSPEERQASLTRQLLSRFSTTPPAFIATTDLAPVPFQDYDSEQRWRAYRIGRNKTLMQTFRDNNLPTADVSAMIQVEGHGKPLSSLESGQVVRIRQNASGVITGLTIEGSDDQALFTRQPDGRFMRVN, encoded by the coding sequence ATGCTAACGCAATTCTCAGTAAAACCCGCTCTGGCGCGCCTGTGGCACGCCCCTGACCATTTCACGCTTATGGATCCCCTGCCGTCCATGCACCGCCGTGGCATCATTATTAGCGCGTTGCTGATAGTGGTAGGTGTACTGATGCCCTCACCCGAAGAGCGCCAGGCCAGCCTCACGCGACAGCTGCTAAGCCGCTTCTCCACCACGCCCCCGGCCTTTATCGCCACCACCGACCTGGCACCGGTCCCTTTCCAGGACTATGACAGCGAGCAGCGCTGGCGCGCTTACCGCATTGGGCGCAATAAAACGCTGATGCAGACGTTTCGCGACAATAATCTTCCCACAGCAGACGTGAGCGCCATGATACAGGTTGAAGGCCACGGTAAGCCGCTCAGTAGCCTTGAGAGCGGCCAGGTAGTGCGCATCCGCCAGAATGCCAGCGGCGTGATTACCGGTTTAACCATTGAAGGCAGCGACGACCAGGCGCTATTCACCCGCCAGCCGGATGGCCGCTTTATGCGCGTGAACTGA
- a CDS encoding DMT family transporter, which translates to MVRGMLYALLAGLMWGLIFVGPEIVPEYPAAIQASGRYLALGLIALPLAWLGRARLRHLRLSDWLAALKLSAIGNLIYYLCLAAAIQRTGAPVSTMIVGTLPVVLPICANLLYSQHDGVLAWRRLMLSLAVVALGLVLVNIAELRSGHLAQGGWRYVSGVMLALAAMACWAFYALQNARWLRRNPDKNPLMWATAQGLVILPFSLLGYVVTCIWLAHSTPEFALPFGPRPGVFVALMLAIAVLCSWLGALCWNEASQRLPTVILGPLIVFENLAGLLYTFVLRQSWPPLATLLGIAALVTGVVMAVRAKPQKRQPIAPPVSKRV; encoded by the coding sequence ATGGTTCGCGGAATGTTGTACGCCCTGCTGGCAGGGCTGATGTGGGGGCTGATCTTCGTCGGCCCGGAAATCGTGCCGGAATACCCGGCGGCAATACAGGCAAGCGGCCGCTACCTGGCGCTGGGGCTGATTGCGCTGCCGCTTGCATGGCTGGGCCGTGCCAGGCTACGTCATCTGCGCCTGAGCGACTGGCTGGCAGCACTCAAGCTCTCGGCAATCGGCAACCTGATTTATTACCTGTGCCTTGCAGCCGCCATCCAGCGTACCGGCGCACCGGTTTCCACCATGATTGTTGGCACGCTGCCGGTGGTGCTGCCCATTTGCGCCAACCTGCTCTACAGCCAGCATGACGGCGTGCTGGCGTGGCGCAGGCTGATGCTGTCGCTGGCGGTGGTGGCACTGGGCCTGGTGCTGGTGAATATCGCAGAGCTACGGAGCGGCCACCTGGCACAGGGCGGCTGGCGTTACGTCAGTGGCGTGATGCTGGCGCTGGCGGCCATGGCCTGTTGGGCATTCTACGCATTACAGAACGCGCGCTGGCTGCGCCGCAACCCGGATAAAAACCCGCTGATGTGGGCAACCGCGCAGGGGCTGGTCATTCTGCCCTTTTCACTGCTCGGCTACGTTGTTACCTGTATCTGGCTTGCCCACAGCACCCCCGAATTCGCGCTGCCGTTTGGCCCGCGTCCCGGCGTATTTGTTGCGTTGATGCTCGCCATTGCCGTGCTGTGCTCGTGGCTTGGCGCGCTGTGCTGGAATGAAGCCAGCCAGCGTCTGCCGACGGTGATCCTTGGACCGCTTATCGTGTTTGAGAACCTGGCCGGGCTGCTGTATACCTTTGTGCTGCGCCAGAGCTGGCCACCGCTGGCAACATTGCTGGGCATTGCCGCGCTGGTTACAGGCGTGGTGATGGCGGTACGCGCAAAACCACAAAAGCGGCAGCCAATAGCCCCTCCTGTCTCAAAAAGGGTATAG
- a CDS encoding SDR family oxidoreductase, whose protein sequence is MIAITGASGQLGRLAIEELLKTTAPEKLVAVVRNPAKVEDLAARGIQVRQADYGDEAALRAALQGVEKVLLISSSEVGQRAPQHRNIINAAAGAKVQLIAYTSLLHADRSPLGLADEHIATENMLADSGVPYVLLRNGWYVENYLASLPPALQHGVFIGSAGEGKIAAAPRADYAAAAARVITANDQAGKVYELAGDSGWTLAELSAEISRQSNKTVVYQNLSEADFTAALVGAGLPQGLAAMLADSDIGASKGGLYDDSHQLSRLLGRPTVPLTESVRTALAQ, encoded by the coding sequence ATGATTGCGATTACCGGCGCCTCCGGCCAGCTTGGCCGCCTTGCTATTGAAGAACTGCTGAAAACCACCGCCCCAGAAAAACTGGTCGCGGTTGTGCGTAACCCGGCAAAAGTAGAAGACCTTGCCGCACGCGGTATCCAGGTGCGCCAGGCTGACTATGGCGACGAAGCCGCTTTGCGCGCCGCGCTACAGGGCGTTGAAAAAGTACTACTCATCTCATCAAGCGAAGTGGGGCAGCGTGCGCCACAGCATCGCAATATCATCAACGCTGCCGCTGGCGCAAAGGTGCAGTTGATTGCTTACACCAGCCTGCTGCACGCGGACCGCTCGCCGCTGGGGCTGGCTGATGAGCACATCGCCACCGAGAACATGCTGGCCGATTCCGGCGTGCCGTACGTATTGCTGCGCAACGGCTGGTACGTAGAAAACTACCTCGCGAGCCTGCCGCCAGCGCTGCAACACGGCGTTTTCATTGGCAGCGCCGGTGAAGGCAAAATTGCCGCCGCCCCGCGTGCGGACTATGCCGCCGCCGCCGCACGCGTCATCACTGCAAACGACCAGGCAGGTAAGGTGTATGAACTGGCGGGCGACAGCGGCTGGACACTGGCAGAACTGTCTGCAGAAATCAGCCGTCAGAGCAACAAGACGGTGGTTTATCAGAACCTGAGCGAAGCCGACTTTACCGCAGCACTGGTGGGTGCTGGCCTGCCACAAGGACTGGCCGCCATGCTCGCGGATTCGGATATCGGTGCCTCAAAAGGCGGCCTGTATGATGACAGCCACCAGTTGAGCCGCCTGCTCGGTCGTCCGACCGTGCCGCTGACAGAGAGCGTACGTACCGCACTCGCCCAGTAA
- a CDS encoding AraC family transcriptional regulator, giving the protein MQGVPGQFDDIRDRASFRRLPDIAGVELYHAHIARYAFEPHTHQAFGIGAIEHGAERFRYRGAQHTAGVGALITMNPDELHTGQALTEDGWRYRMIYLEPELLENLTGEPGRFFGDVVHDSPKLARHTLALIGQIASSQDTLEQHGLLLTLAQSLIPLTQTTSPSAISPRLLHVREYLHDNFMQPLTLETLAQVATMSPYHFQRQFKAAFHATPHQMLMAIRLWRAKALLTQGMPPAEVASATGLSDQAHLTRAFAHRYGVTPARYQKQVRG; this is encoded by the coding sequence ATGCAGGGAGTTCCCGGACAGTTTGACGATATCCGCGACCGCGCCAGCTTCCGGCGCCTGCCGGATATCGCGGGCGTTGAGCTATATCACGCGCATATCGCCCGTTACGCCTTCGAACCGCACACGCACCAGGCCTTTGGCATTGGCGCGATTGAGCACGGTGCTGAACGCTTTCGCTATCGCGGTGCGCAGCACACCGCAGGCGTTGGCGCGCTCATCACCATGAACCCGGACGAACTGCACACCGGCCAGGCGCTGACCGAAGACGGCTGGCGCTACCGCATGATTTATCTCGAACCGGAACTGCTGGAAAACCTGACCGGCGAGCCGGGGCGCTTTTTTGGCGACGTCGTGCACGACAGCCCGAAGCTGGCCAGACATACGCTTGCGCTGATTGGACAAATTGCCAGTAGCCAGGACACACTGGAACAGCACGGCCTGCTGCTGACGCTGGCTCAGTCGCTTATACCGCTGACACAAACCACTTCACCCAGTGCCATCTCGCCACGCCTGCTGCATGTACGCGAATACTTGCACGATAACTTTATGCAGCCACTGACGCTGGAAACCCTGGCGCAGGTGGCTACCATGAGTCCGTATCACTTCCAGCGCCAGTTTAAAGCCGCTTTTCACGCCACGCCGCATCAGATGTTGATGGCCATTCGCCTGTGGCGCGCTAAGGCGCTGCTGACCCAGGGCATGCCGCCTGCCGAAGTTGCCAGCGCAACAGGCCTGAGCGACCAGGCCCATCTCACCCGCGCCTTTGCCCACCGCTACGGCGTGACGCCTGCACGCTACCAAAAGCAGGTGCGCGGCTAA
- the cycA gene encoding D-serine/D-alanine/glycine transporter: MVDQIKVADEAQEPGERTLRRNLTNRHIQLIAIGGAIGTGLFMGSGKTISLAGPSIIFVYMIIGFMLFFVMRAMGELLLSNLEYKSFSDFAADLLGPWAGYFTGWTYWFCWVVTGMADVVAIAAYAQFWFPGLADWIAALAVVVLLLTLNLATVKMFGEMEFWFAMIKIVAIVALIIVGLVMVLTHFTSPSGVQASFEHLWNDGGWFPKGLSGFFAGFQIAVFAFVGIELVGTTAAETKDPEKSLPRAINSIPIRIIMFYVFALIVIMSVTPWGSVVANKSPFVELFVLVGLPAAASIINFVVLTSAASSANSGVFSTSRMLYGLAQDGAAPKSFGKLSKRAVPATGLTFSCICLLGGVVLVYLIPDVITAFTVVTTVSAILFMFVWTIILCSYLVYRRQRPQLHEKSIYKMPLGRLMCWVCMAFFVFVLALLTLEDDTRQALLVTPLWFIVLGAFWLIVGKKRLANARR, encoded by the coding sequence ATGGTAGACCAGATTAAAGTTGCCGATGAGGCGCAGGAGCCGGGCGAACGCACGCTACGGCGCAATCTTACTAACCGGCATATTCAACTTATTGCTATTGGCGGCGCTATCGGTACCGGCCTGTTTATGGGTTCAGGGAAGACCATCAGCCTCGCAGGCCCGTCCATTATTTTCGTCTACATGATAATCGGCTTTATGCTGTTTTTCGTGATGCGTGCAATGGGCGAGCTGTTGCTTTCAAACCTCGAATATAAATCTTTTAGCGACTTTGCCGCCGACCTGCTCGGTCCGTGGGCCGGTTATTTTACTGGCTGGACCTACTGGTTTTGCTGGGTGGTCACCGGCATGGCAGACGTGGTGGCGATAGCCGCCTATGCACAATTCTGGTTCCCCGGCCTTGCCGACTGGATAGCAGCACTGGCGGTAGTGGTACTGCTGCTGACGCTGAACCTGGCCACGGTGAAAATGTTCGGTGAAATGGAGTTCTGGTTCGCGATGATCAAAATCGTTGCCATTGTGGCGCTGATTATCGTGGGTCTGGTGATGGTGCTGACGCATTTCACCTCACCGAGCGGCGTGCAGGCCTCGTTTGAGCACCTGTGGAATGACGGCGGCTGGTTCCCGAAAGGCCTAAGCGGCTTCTTTGCCGGCTTCCAGATTGCGGTGTTCGCCTTTGTGGGTATCGAGCTTGTGGGCACGACGGCTGCTGAAACTAAAGACCCGGAGAAATCCCTGCCGCGCGCTATCAACTCCATTCCTATTCGCATCATCATGTTTTACGTGTTTGCGCTGATTGTGATTATGTCGGTCACGCCGTGGGGCTCAGTGGTCGCGAACAAAAGTCCGTTCGTTGAGTTGTTTGTGCTGGTGGGGCTGCCCGCTGCGGCGAGCATCATCAACTTTGTGGTGCTGACCTCTGCGGCGTCTTCTGCCAACAGCGGTGTGTTCTCCACCAGCCGTATGCTGTACGGCCTGGCGCAGGACGGCGCGGCACCAAAGAGCTTTGGCAAACTGTCTAAGCGTGCGGTTCCGGCGACCGGCCTGACCTTCTCCTGCATTTGCCTGTTGGGCGGTGTGGTGCTGGTTTATCTGATTCCGGATGTGATTACGGCGTTTACTGTGGTAACGACGGTCTCGGCGATTCTGTTTATGTTCGTCTGGACCATCATCCTGTGCTCATATCTGGTGTACCGTCGCCAGCGTCCGCAGCTGCATGAGAAGTCCATCTACAAAATGCCGCTGGGTCGCCTGATGTGCTGGGTGTGCATGGCGTTTTTCGTCTTCGTTCTGGCGCTGCTGACGCTGGAAGACGATACCCGTCAGGCGCTGCTGGTCACGCCGCTGTGGTTTATTGTGCTGGGTGCGTTCTGGCTGATTGTCGGCAAAAAACGCCTGGCGAATGCGCGTCGATAA
- the rplI gene encoding 50S ribosomal protein L9, whose protein sequence is MQVILLDKVANLGSLGDQVNVKAGYARNFLVPQGKAVPATKKNVEFFEARRAELEAKLADVLAAANARAEKINALGTVTIASKSGDEGKLFGSIGTRDIADAVTAAGVAVAKSEVRLPNGVLRTTGEHEVDFQVHSEAFAKLIVNVVPE, encoded by the coding sequence ATGCAAGTTATTCTGCTTGATAAAGTAGCAAACCTGGGCAGCCTGGGCGACCAGGTAAACGTTAAAGCGGGCTACGCTCGTAACTTCCTGGTTCCGCAGGGCAAAGCTGTGCCGGCAACCAAGAAAAACGTTGAGTTCTTCGAAGCACGTCGCGCTGAACTGGAAGCCAAACTGGCTGACGTTCTGGCGGCTGCTAATGCTCGCGCTGAGAAAATCAACGCACTGGGCACTGTTACCATCGCGTCCAAATCTGGCGACGAAGGTAAACTGTTCGGTTCCATCGGTACTCGCGACATCGCTGACGCTGTTACTGCAGCTGGCGTTGCTGTTGCCAAGAGCGAAGTTCGTCTGCCGAACGGCGTTCTGCGCACCACCGGTGAGCACGAAGTGGACTTCCAGGTTCACAGCGAAGCATTCGCTAAGCTTATCGTGAACGTAGTGCCTGAATAA
- a CDS encoding peptidylprolyl isomerase (FKBP-type; rotamase; catalyzes the cis-trans isomerization of proline imidic peptide bonds in oligopeptides): MTTPSFDSVEAQASYGIGLQVGQQLSESGLQGLLPEALVAGLRDALEGNAPAVPVDVVHRALREVHERADAVRQARQKEMAAEGQTFLDENQKKDGVSTTESGLQFRVITQGDGPIPSRKDHVRVHYTGKLIDGTVFDSSVARGEPAEFPVSGVIAGWIEALTLMPVGSKWELVIPYNLAYGERGAGASIPPFSTLIFDVELLEIL; encoded by the coding sequence ATGACAACCCCTTCTTTTGACAGCGTTGAAGCGCAAGCCAGCTACGGTATCGGTTTACAGGTAGGCCAGCAGCTGAGCGAATCGGGTTTACAGGGCCTGTTGCCGGAAGCACTGGTCGCCGGCCTGCGCGATGCGCTGGAAGGGAATGCGCCGGCGGTTCCGGTTGACGTTGTACACCGTGCGCTGCGTGAGGTTCACGAGCGTGCTGACGCAGTACGTCAGGCGCGCCAGAAGGAAATGGCTGCAGAAGGCCAGACATTCCTGGATGAGAACCAGAAAAAAGACGGCGTGAGCACCACCGAATCAGGTCTGCAGTTTCGCGTAATCACTCAGGGCGACGGTCCGATTCCGTCACGTAAGGATCACGTGCGTGTGCACTACACCGGTAAACTTATCGACGGCACCGTGTTCGATAGCTCTGTTGCACGCGGTGAACCGGCTGAGTTCCCAGTTAGCGGCGTTATCGCCGGCTGGATTGAGGCGCTGACTCTGATGCCGGTTGGTTCCAAATGGGAGCTGGTGATTCCCTACAACCTGGCGTACGGCGAGCGCGGCGCGGGTGCCTCCATTCCGCCGTTCAGCACGCTGATTTTTGACGTTGAGCTGCTGGAAATTCTGTAA
- the ytfE gene encoding iron-sulfur cluster repair protein YtfE, whose protein sequence is MAFRDQALGELALTIPRASALFRKYSLDFCCGGKQTLAHAASRRELNLDAIEAELSQLALQPQEKDWRRAPLADIIDHIIVRYHDRHREQLPELILQATKVERVHADKLSVPRGLAKYLTQLHDELASHMMKEENILFPMIKQGMGRQTAGPISVMESEHDEAGELLEVIKHITHNVTPPPEACTTWRTLYNGINETIDDLMNHISLENNVLFPRALAGES, encoded by the coding sequence ATGGCTTTCCGGGACCAGGCGCTGGGCGAACTTGCGTTAACGATTCCACGCGCGTCGGCGCTGTTTCGTAAATACTCACTGGACTTCTGCTGCGGCGGTAAGCAAACGCTGGCCCATGCTGCCAGCCGACGTGAACTCAATCTTGACGCCATTGAAGCCGAGCTGTCACAGCTTGCGCTGCAGCCGCAGGAAAAAGACTGGCGCCGCGCGCCGCTGGCCGACATCATCGACCACATTATCGTGCGCTACCATGACCGCCATCGCGAGCAACTGCCGGAACTGATTTTGCAGGCCACCAAAGTTGAGCGCGTACACGCCGACAAACTCAGCGTACCGCGCGGGCTGGCGAAATACCTGACCCAGCTGCACGACGAGCTTGCCAGCCACATGATGAAAGAAGAAAACATCTTGTTCCCGATGATTAAACAGGGAATGGGCCGCCAGACCGCCGGGCCGATTAGCGTGATGGAAAGCGAGCACGACGAAGCAGGCGAACTGCTGGAGGTGATTAAGCACATCACCCACAATGTTACGCCGCCGCCAGAAGCCTGCACCACCTGGCGCACACTGTATAACGGCATCAATGAAACCATTGACGACCTGATGAACCATATCAGCCTTGAGAACAACGTGCTGTTCCCTCGCGCCCTCGCGGGTGAGTCATAA